The DNA sequence CACTAAATGCGATTTTCTGAATCAGGGCTATTTCAATCAAAAACTGGCCATCACAACTTATGTTTCTAAAATAGGGAATAAGAGCTTTCAGCTGGAGCATGAAATCCTTTGTGCGAAAACAAAAGAGCCTATAGCCAAAGGAAATGCTGTCATCGTATATTTTGACTTTGAAGCACAGCAGAGCAGCTCCTTGCCGGAGGACCTGAGGGAAGGGCTCAAAGGATATTTACACGAGAAGAATAATTTGAAAATTTAAAAAGGAGGCGCTGTACATGCCTGCCGGCAAAGACACAATAATGGTAAGAAAAGGAGAAGAGCTGGATTTGGACAGCCTTGTCAGATTCCTGGAGAGCAATGTGGACTTATTCCCGGGCGGGCCTCTTGAAGTCCTTCAATTTTCAGCCGGCCATTCCAATTTAACCTACCAGCTGAGGTCGGGGGATTGGGAAGCAGTCCTGAGACGTCCGCCCCTTGGCCCTGTGGCTGCCAAAGCCCATGATATGGAACGTGAATTCATCATACTGAAGGAATTGAACAGCATGTTCTCTCCAGCACCCAAGCCACTCATCTATACGGGGGACGACAGCATCATCGGAAGTCCATTCTTCCTGATGGAAAGAAAGAATGGGATTGTATTGGATACAGAGTTTCCCGGGCATATCACCCCTTCCGTGGAGCTTTGCCAGCATCTGTCACAAACCATGGTCGAAAAGCTGTCCGAGCTGCATTCTCTTCCTTACCGGGATACAGGCCTTGAAAAAATCAGCCGTCCTGAAGGGTTCATGGAGAGACAGGTCCACGGATGGATCAGCCGTTTCGAGAAAGCGAAGACCGAGGAAATTAAAGAGGCAGCGGCGCTCATCAAATGGCTGTCGGCAAACATCCCTTCCGAGAGCGGCCATAGCATCATCCATTATGACTATAAGCTGAACAACAGCATGTTTGATCATAAACTGGAAGCTATGACAGGACTGTTCGACTGGGAAATGTCTACGGTTGGGGACCCGCTTGCGGACCTGGGGGCTGCCATGAGCTATTGGATTCAGGAGGACGACCCAGATCTGCTGAAATATGGCCTGGGCAAACCGCCAGTAACTGCCTTGAAGGGCTTTTATTCCAGGAAGGAATTTATGGAAGCGTATGCAAAGCGAAGCGGAAGGGATATAAGCGGCATGAACTTCTACCTGACCTTCGCTTACTTTAAGCTTGCTGTCATCTGCCAGCAAATCTATTACCGCTATAAAAAAGGGCAGACAGCCGATAAGCGATTTTCCCAGTTTGACAGGTTTGTCAGAAGCCTTATCCAGCACAGCTCAAGTATTGCCTATGAAAAGGCATAACAGAAATGCAAGTCAGTATTTTACCGGGAGGCATCTATGGGCAAGATTCATCTGCTGCTGAAAAAAGAAGAAATCAATGAACAGAAACTGCGGGAAGGCAGCAAAATAGCTGTTGTGCTGGATATCCTGCTTGCAACCACAAGCATCACTTCGGCATTAAAGGACGGAGCAGCCCATGTCATCCCGGCAGAAAGCTGTGAAATAGCGAAAGTCCGATTTGACGAGGATGATTCCGGCGGGATGCTTCTTGCCGGGGAATCTGACGCACAACCTGTCGCAGGCTTTGTTTATCCAAGTCCGAAGGTTCTTAGGCGGCAGGTGAGCGGAAAGACGCTGATCCTTGCAAC is a window from the Bacillus infantis NRRL B-14911 genome containing:
- a CDS encoding acyl-CoA thioesterase → MQETQVKVRFCETDALGHVNNTSYFVYLEEARIEFFESLGYSMDTRKWSFILASTKCDFLNQGYFNQKLAITTYVSKIGNKSFQLEHEILCAKTKEPIAKGNAVIVYFDFEAQQSSSLPEDLREGLKGYLHEKNNLKI
- a CDS encoding phosphotransferase family protein → MPAGKDTIMVRKGEELDLDSLVRFLESNVDLFPGGPLEVLQFSAGHSNLTYQLRSGDWEAVLRRPPLGPVAAKAHDMEREFIILKELNSMFSPAPKPLIYTGDDSIIGSPFFLMERKNGIVLDTEFPGHITPSVELCQHLSQTMVEKLSELHSLPYRDTGLEKISRPEGFMERQVHGWISRFEKAKTEEIKEAAALIKWLSANIPSESGHSIIHYDYKLNNSMFDHKLEAMTGLFDWEMSTVGDPLADLGAAMSYWIQEDDPDLLKYGLGKPPVTALKGFYSRKEFMEAYAKRSGRDISGMNFYLTFAYFKLAVICQQIYYRYKKGQTADKRFSQFDRFVRSLIQHSSSIAYEKA